A window from Candidatus Nitrospira neomarina encodes these proteins:
- a CDS encoding ABC transporter substrate-binding protein, with product MKNRVQSSRLCKPWGFFILSQCVRHLVFGIVAWWAIFHCACSGDVVLAFEGEMMKRRQQGILTGMPFMANVAPRTFVDDLGRKLYLANTPQRIVSLAPSVTEILFAIGLNEEIVGVTEFCDFPPEALTKPKVGYATPNLESIVGLQPQLVLAPRSFLRVDLLNKLEQLKIPTFIFDPHTVEDIFAHIQLLGRMVGHSEEANAQAALMRKELSHLSILLADLPRPSLLYVLNSEPLITVGPGSFIHRLIELAGGRNAADQTSAPYPRLTMEEVLRQNPDILLFPSGRQEGIPQSEQDSWRRWTTLSAVQHGKLFQVDSDLLNRPGPRIIEGLKELVKILHPEVNQGEMSN from the coding sequence ATGAAGAATCGGGTGCAATCCTCAAGGTTGTGTAAGCCTTGGGGATTTTTTATTTTGAGCCAATGTGTTCGCCATTTGGTCTTCGGAATCGTGGCCTGGTGGGCCATCTTTCACTGCGCGTGTTCGGGTGATGTGGTGTTGGCCTTTGAGGGAGAGATGATGAAACGGCGCCAACAGGGTATTTTAACGGGTATGCCCTTCATGGCCAACGTGGCTCCACGCACGTTTGTCGATGATCTTGGCCGAAAGCTCTATCTGGCCAACACTCCTCAGCGTATTGTCTCCCTTGCCCCAAGTGTCACGGAAATTCTGTTTGCTATCGGGTTGAATGAGGAAATTGTGGGGGTGACCGAATTCTGCGATTTCCCTCCCGAGGCCTTGACCAAGCCGAAGGTGGGTTATGCCACTCCCAATCTTGAGAGTATTGTGGGTCTGCAACCACAGCTGGTCTTGGCGCCTCGATCGTTTCTGCGTGTGGATCTTCTCAATAAATTGGAACAATTGAAGATTCCCACCTTTATTTTCGATCCGCATACGGTTGAAGACATTTTCGCCCACATTCAGTTGTTGGGGCGCATGGTAGGCCATTCTGAAGAAGCGAATGCCCAGGCGGCCCTCATGCGGAAGGAATTAAGCCATTTATCAATTCTATTGGCGGACCTGCCTCGTCCCTCATTGTTGTATGTCTTGAATTCCGAACCCTTGATCACCGTGGGTCCCGGTAGTTTTATTCACCGTCTCATTGAACTGGCGGGTGGCAGAAATGCCGCGGATCAGACGAGCGCACCGTATCCACGTCTGACAATGGAAGAAGTCCTGCGACAAAATCCGGATATCCTCCTCTTTCCGTCCGGTCGGCAGGAAGGGATCCCCCAGTCGGAACAGGATTCCTGGCGACGGTGGACCACGCTTTCCGCAGTCCAACACGGCAAGCTGTTTCAAGTGGACAGCGACCTCCTGAATCGTCCCGGCCCACGGATTATTGAAGGGCTGAAGGAATTAGTGAAGATCCTGCACCCGGAGGTCAATCAGGGTGAAATGTCGAATTGA
- a CDS encoding FecCD family ABC transporter permease yields the protein MAKVPPFTISPPSKVSSEWDHRSPPLPFAISSLPTLTIRGWLVSVGISCVMAVVALLVCLGFGTEPIPFSRIWSILVGSLPGTGSTRAGTDPTTVILLQVRLPRLLLAFFVGGSLAMVGVALQALLRNPLADPFIIGISSGAALGAAIALLFGVGISVLSVSALPVCAFAGALLSLVIMYRISSVGFGFSIYTLLLAGVVLNAIFSAFIMFLTSVADPNRAFGMYAWLMGSLTGPDYSTLGVLGLYLGVGLVILATQAQSLNLLTLGEETARSLGVEVERVKKLVFVAAALLTGAVVSFSGIIGFVGLIVPHAVRLVLSADHRLLLPAAGFVGGMFLMLADTVARTALSPSEFPVGVVTALVGGPVFLYLLTTRSLRVGM from the coding sequence ATGGCAAAAGTTCCGCCATTCACCATTTCCCCACCTTCAAAGGTGTCGAGTGAGTGGGATCATAGATCTCCGCCCTTGCCATTTGCGATATCATCATTACCCACGCTGACGATCCGTGGCTGGCTCGTGTCTGTGGGTATCTCGTGTGTAATGGCTGTCGTGGCACTTCTCGTCTGTCTGGGTTTTGGGACCGAGCCGATTCCCTTCTCACGGATCTGGTCCATTCTGGTTGGATCACTGCCGGGGACCGGGTCCACTCGTGCCGGGACAGACCCGACAACGGTCATTCTGCTTCAGGTTCGTTTGCCCCGGCTGCTATTGGCATTTTTCGTTGGGGGCAGTCTGGCGATGGTTGGCGTCGCACTCCAGGCCTTGTTGCGAAATCCCCTGGCCGATCCGTTTATCATTGGGATCTCCAGCGGGGCGGCGTTAGGGGCTGCGATTGCGCTGTTGTTTGGGGTGGGGATTTCTGTCTTGAGTGTGTCGGCTTTGCCGGTATGTGCCTTTGCCGGGGCGTTACTGTCTTTGGTGATCATGTATCGGATTTCATCCGTGGGATTTGGTTTTTCGATCTATACCCTGTTGTTGGCCGGGGTGGTGCTGAATGCGATTTTTTCCGCGTTCATCATGTTTCTGACCAGTGTGGCTGATCCCAATCGGGCGTTCGGGATGTATGCCTGGTTGATGGGATCGTTAACCGGGCCTGACTATTCCACACTTGGTGTCCTGGGATTGTATCTTGGAGTGGGTTTGGTGATTTTGGCGACGCAAGCGCAATCCTTGAATCTTCTGACTCTTGGGGAGGAAACGGCCCGATCGTTAGGTGTGGAAGTTGAGCGAGTCAAAAAACTGGTGTTTGTTGCTGCGGCGCTTCTGACCGGGGCGGTAGTGAGTTTTAGCGGGATTATTGGGTTTGTGGGGCTGATCGTGCCGCATGCCGTCCGCCTGGTTTTAAGTGCCGATCATCGCCTTTTACTCCCGGCTGCGGGATTTGTAGGAGGCATGTTTCTGATGTTGGCCGATACGGTGGCGCGGACAGCCTTGAGTCCAAGTGAATTTCCTGTCGGTGTGGTGACGGCACTGGTGGGGGGACCGGTGTTTTTATACCTACTCACGACTCGTAGCCTGCGGGTGGGGATGTAA
- a CDS encoding ABC transporter ATP-binding protein, with product MMDSGNLLPGPAYVLRDVTFGYDTRFRDHSESVLNAVTCSIDSGKILGILGPNGSGKSTLLKLLARVLRPRSGTVELFGNPLSRLSQVEVAKQVALVPQETMQIFPFTLAEMVLMGRFPHHRGWGGWHWEDSDDRRIAHQAMEDLDVLHLGSRLVTDVSGGERQRAVIARALTQIPQVLLLDEPTAFLDLHHQLDIARILRRLNRERGLTVILVSHDLNLASQYCDRLMLLHHGQIAEVGSPLEVLRPDLLESVYGCQVLVDGHPQSGLPRVSLPV from the coding sequence ATGATGGACTCCGGAAATTTACTCCCTGGACCGGCGTATGTTCTTCGAGACGTGACCTTTGGCTATGACACCCGTTTCCGCGATCACTCGGAGTCGGTACTGAATGCCGTCACATGCTCGATTGATTCCGGAAAAATCCTTGGCATTCTTGGCCCCAATGGTTCCGGAAAAAGTACGTTACTGAAGCTCCTAGCGCGAGTGTTACGTCCCCGGTCCGGTACCGTTGAGTTGTTCGGGAATCCCCTCTCACGTCTGTCCCAAGTTGAGGTGGCCAAACAGGTCGCGTTGGTTCCGCAAGAGACCATGCAGATTTTCCCCTTTACCCTTGCAGAAATGGTTCTGATGGGACGATTTCCTCATCATCGGGGTTGGGGTGGATGGCATTGGGAGGATTCCGACGACCGGCGAATTGCACATCAGGCTATGGAAGATCTGGATGTCCTCCATCTGGGTTCGCGGCTTGTTACGGATGTGTCCGGAGGGGAACGTCAGCGTGCGGTGATTGCTCGTGCCCTTACGCAGATTCCTCAGGTATTACTGTTGGATGAACCCACCGCCTTTTTGGATTTGCATCATCAGTTGGATATTGCGCGAATTCTCCGGCGACTGAACAGGGAGCGTGGCCTGACGGTGATTCTGGTGTCTCATGATTTAAATCTGGCCAGTCAATACTGTGATCGACTGATGTTGTTACACCATGGACAGATTGCGGAAGTTGGATCGCCCCTAGAAGTCCTGCGCCCTGACCTGTTGGAATCGGTGTACGGGTGTCAGGTTCTGGTAGATGGTCATCCTCAATCAGGATTGCCCCGAGTATCGTTGCCGGTGTGA
- a CDS encoding TonB-dependent receptor plug domain-containing protein, which produces MFSGFLCSCFFVGCFRSVGLLIITLFFPIMVSAADSQHSEPVTELDPMVVTATKTPVPLSQVTSAVEVITEESMQRRHSRTLVDALNLSQGLATFSSGGPGTNNTVRIRGGSSAQTLVLIDGAIVNSATLGEFNFGTVTTDNIESVTVLRGAQSMLWGSDAAGGVVDIRTKRGSGDPVARIFSEYGSFNSIREGGSFAGQVGPVDFSATLTRWDMSKFSAVNYRRGAVERDAFRNWQASSLLGVKGPWDGRLELAFRWINNDIDLDNSSTFGGPFDVFKAQSSGEQFIYSGSYHQPITDWWDQKMTLAHAQETLITQAGDNQRSITTGLESTPAAFGNSDIRTKSNRIEWQSNFQIGKPLLLTVGYQYREQRGENKGTFSEKTLSSHAGFAQLQLNLFDRFFATGGFRQDSYNTFGDATTYRVTGAYRIKETGTKFRTSYATGFRAPSINELFFPNFGNPDLKPEKSQSFDVGIDQHFWDKRVTISGGYFWNRYRQLIVTAFDPVGCTPFTPFGFCAQNVGSAKSQGWEGSAKLVLAEGLPYMQLLDLQGQYTYTITRDLETGARLPRWPVHQGSVVLTYQPITPLSMTTTFRYVGSRFNTTGDQQPLPDFYVINFSVSYDITPSLQGYVRVDNILNRHYEEVLYFGTPVRSVFGGVRVTFDLPGSKPSSASGNS; this is translated from the coding sequence ATGTTTTCAGGATTTCTGTGTTCATGTTTTTTCGTCGGATGTTTTCGGAGTGTGGGCTTACTTATCATAACTCTATTCTTTCCAATCATGGTTTCGGCAGCGGATTCTCAACATTCTGAGCCTGTCACGGAATTAGACCCCATGGTGGTGACGGCTACTAAGACGCCAGTTCCTCTTAGCCAAGTCACGAGTGCAGTTGAGGTCATAACAGAAGAGAGCATGCAGCGCCGACACAGTCGAACGCTGGTGGATGCGCTCAATTTAAGCCAAGGTCTGGCGACGTTTTCCTCCGGTGGTCCAGGCACGAATAATACCGTGAGGATTCGTGGAGGGAGTTCCGCTCAAACGTTGGTGCTGATTGATGGGGCCATTGTGAACAGTGCGACACTGGGCGAATTTAATTTCGGTACCGTGACCACGGATAATATCGAATCCGTGACCGTCTTACGCGGGGCGCAGAGCATGCTGTGGGGTTCTGATGCTGCCGGTGGGGTAGTCGATATCCGAACCAAGCGGGGTTCCGGTGATCCGGTCGCCAGAATCTTCTCAGAATATGGATCGTTTAATTCTATTCGGGAAGGAGGGAGTTTTGCCGGACAAGTGGGTCCGGTAGATTTTTCCGCCACGTTGACGCGGTGGGATATGAGCAAATTTTCAGCGGTGAATTATCGGCGGGGAGCGGTTGAACGCGATGCCTTTCGCAATTGGCAGGCGTCTTCTTTGCTTGGCGTGAAGGGGCCGTGGGACGGGCGGTTGGAATTGGCGTTCCGCTGGATCAATAACGACATCGACCTCGATAATTCCAGCACCTTTGGCGGACCCTTCGATGTGTTTAAAGCGCAGTCTTCTGGTGAACAATTTATTTATAGCGGGAGTTATCATCAACCGATCACCGACTGGTGGGACCAGAAGATGACCCTCGCGCATGCCCAGGAAACGTTAATCACTCAGGCGGGGGATAATCAACGCAGCATAACCACGGGGTTGGAAAGTACACCTGCCGCGTTTGGCAATTCAGATATACGAACCAAAAGCAATCGAATTGAATGGCAGAGTAATTTTCAAATTGGAAAGCCTCTTCTTTTGACCGTTGGCTATCAATATCGAGAACAACGGGGAGAAAACAAAGGCACGTTTTCTGAAAAAACCCTCTCAAGCCATGCCGGATTTGCGCAACTCCAATTAAATCTGTTTGACCGGTTTTTTGCCACCGGGGGCTTTCGGCAGGATTCCTATAATACCTTTGGCGATGCGACGACCTATCGTGTGACGGGGGCGTATCGTATTAAGGAAACGGGCACGAAATTCCGGACCAGTTATGCCACCGGGTTTCGAGCCCCTTCGATTAATGAATTATTTTTTCCGAATTTCGGAAACCCGGATCTCAAGCCGGAAAAAAGTCAAAGCTTCGATGTCGGGATCGATCAACATTTTTGGGACAAGCGAGTGACGATAAGTGGGGGATATTTCTGGAACCGCTATCGGCAACTGATTGTCACGGCATTCGACCCCGTGGGTTGTACGCCATTCACGCCTTTTGGGTTTTGTGCGCAAAATGTGGGATCTGCGAAAAGTCAGGGGTGGGAGGGGAGCGCGAAACTTGTCCTGGCTGAAGGGCTTCCCTATATGCAGTTGCTGGATCTTCAGGGACAATACACCTATACGATCACGAGAGACCTGGAGACGGGGGCCCGGCTGCCTCGCTGGCCGGTTCATCAAGGCAGCGTCGTGTTAACATATCAACCCATCACTCCCTTGAGTATGACCACAACCTTCCGCTATGTGGGTTCCCGTTTTAACACGACTGGCGACCAACAGCCACTCCCGGATTTTTATGTCATCAACTTCTCCGTGTCGTATGACATTACGCCTTCCCTGCAAGGATACGTGCGCGTGGATAATATTCTAAACCGGCATTATGAAGAAGTGCTGTACTTCGGTACTCCGGTGCGGTCGGTGTTCGGTGGTGTTCGAGTGACGTTTGATTTGCCGGGTTCAAAGCCTTCCAGTGCGAGCGGAAACTCATGA
- a CDS encoding cobyrinate a,c-diamide synthase translates to MNFPRLVIAGTQSGVGKTTVTLALLSAFRALGRRVQPFKVGPDFLDPGHHQLASGRESRNLDGWMLGAVLNRTIFQEAAHGADLSIIEGMMGLFDGSSPVKETGSTAELAHQLNAPVLLVVDGSAMARSAAAMVYGYAKFDSSLQVAGVIFNRLNSEGHFLLLKEAVEKETRIPVVGYLRTDSDVTIPDRHLGLRTALEGSRTALYSKLGELASATIDLVRVEQLAQASPEMPVTNSGMPAQGSRPVNRSVRVGVAFDPAFCFYYPENLQLLEEAGAELVRFSPMCDPSLPDVDLVYLGGGYPEIYADVLQRNMSMRQSIQAFSARGGVVYAECGGLMYLANTLRDFDGTVYDMVGVIPAETVMSRTQMTLGYRELTVTCGGLLGDQGVRIRGHEFHYSIFHPEGDLEYLGHLTDAQGRDRGEDGITVGNVIALYTHLHFSSHPHVPVALVESARGATAMRGNRL, encoded by the coding sequence ATGAACTTTCCCAGGCTCGTCATTGCGGGCACACAGAGTGGCGTCGGGAAAACGACGGTGACGTTGGCGTTGTTGTCGGCCTTTCGGGCTCTGGGTCGCAGAGTTCAACCGTTTAAAGTCGGGCCGGATTTTCTGGATCCAGGGCATCATCAGTTGGCCAGTGGCCGGGAATCCCGGAATCTCGACGGGTGGATGCTCGGGGCAGTATTGAACCGGACAATTTTTCAAGAGGCGGCTCACGGAGCCGACCTCTCGATCATTGAAGGCATGATGGGTCTCTTTGATGGGAGTTCTCCGGTCAAGGAAACAGGGAGCACGGCTGAATTGGCTCACCAACTGAACGCGCCGGTTCTCCTCGTCGTGGATGGGAGTGCCATGGCCCGCTCGGCAGCCGCAATGGTCTATGGCTATGCAAAATTCGATTCTTCCTTGCAGGTCGCCGGTGTGATTTTTAACCGCCTTAACAGTGAAGGCCATTTCCTGTTATTAAAGGAGGCCGTAGAAAAAGAAACCCGTATTCCAGTTGTGGGTTATCTCCGCACTGATTCGGACGTGACCATTCCTGATCGGCATTTGGGATTACGGACGGCTTTGGAAGGTTCCAGGACTGCATTGTATTCCAAACTCGGTGAATTGGCTTCCGCAACTATCGATTTGGTTCGCGTTGAACAGTTAGCTCAGGCCAGTCCGGAAATGCCCGTCACGAATTCCGGGATGCCGGCTCAGGGCTCCAGGCCGGTGAATCGATCTGTAAGAGTCGGAGTGGCTTTTGATCCGGCTTTTTGCTTTTACTATCCGGAGAATCTCCAACTCCTTGAAGAGGCGGGTGCGGAGTTGGTCCGGTTTTCTCCCATGTGTGATCCGTCACTTCCCGATGTGGATCTGGTGTATCTGGGAGGAGGCTATCCTGAGATCTACGCGGACGTGTTACAACGGAACATGTCCATGCGTCAGTCTATTCAGGCATTTTCAGCAAGGGGCGGAGTGGTCTATGCAGAATGTGGCGGGTTGATGTATTTGGCAAATACCCTCAGAGATTTTGATGGAACGGTGTACGACATGGTCGGAGTGATCCCGGCTGAAACGGTCATGAGCCGGACACAGATGACATTGGGGTACCGTGAGTTGACCGTGACTTGCGGAGGACTACTTGGGGACCAGGGAGTGCGGATTCGTGGGCATGAATTTCACTATTCGATCTTTCACCCTGAGGGAGATCTGGAATATCTCGGCCATCTTACCGATGCGCAGGGACGGGACCGGGGAGAGGATGGCATTACGGTCGGGAATGTCATCGCCCTGTATACGCATTTACATTTTTCCAGTCACCCTCATGTACCTGTGGCTTTGGTCGAATCGGCAAGGGGTGCAACTGCGATGAGAGGGAATAGACTATGA